CGTACGGGCCTTCAAGCACCGTATCGACCACATTTTGGAGGAAAACGGCGCATACTACGATGGTTCCGAAGAAACCAAAGGGCATGCGCAGAAGACTCAGAAGGTGTCCTTCAACATCCTTCAGCCCTTTCAGTCCGGGGACGCGACCGGGATGTACCCCACCATGACAATCGGCGACAACGCTTAAAGGAAGCGTTGCCCAACCGGCTGCTGTATGACCTGTTTTTGAGGAGATTCTGGAAAATGTCACAAACGTTGGGCCAAGCATTTGGCAAGAACTTCCTCGGCTCCGCGCCGGGATGGTACAAGAAGGCAATTCTTGTCTTTCTGATTCTGAACCCCATACTGCTCTACACCGTGGGCTCCTTCATCACCGGATGGGTGCTCATTGCGGAATTCATCTTCACTCTGGCCATGGCGCTCAAATGCTACCCGTTGCCCGCGGGCGGTCTGCTGGCCATCGAGGCCGTTGCTCTGGGCATGGCCAGCCCGGAGACCGTGTATCACGAAGCCCTGAATAATTTTGAAGTCATCCTGCTTCTGATCTTCATGGTTGCAGGCATCCACTTCATGAAGGACTTCCTCCAGTTCACCTTTACCCGCATTCTGGTCCGGGTTCGCTCCAAGATCTTGATCTCGCTGCTGTTCTGCCTTGCCGGAGCCGTGCTGTCCGCGTTTCTGGACGCCTTGACCGTGACCGCAGTGATCATTGCCGTGGCCTACGGCTTCTACAATGTCTATCACCGCTTTGCGTCCGGCTCCGGTGCGAGCGGCGCGCATGACCTCTGCAACGATCAGGCCGTCAAGGAAAAGGATCGGGCCGACTTGCTGCAGTTTCGTGCATTTTTACGCAACCTGATGATGCACGGCGCCGTGGGCACGGCCCTTGGCGGCGTGTGCACGCTGGTGGGTGAGCCCCAGAATCTGCTCATCGGTTCGGAAATGGGCTGGCACTTCGTGCCGTTTTTTCTGGAAGTGGCCCCCATCTCCCTGCCCGTGCTGGCTGTTGGCTTGCTGACCTGCATCTGCGTGGAGCAGTTCCACCTGTTCACCTACGGTGCGAAAATGCCCGGCAACATCCGGTCCTATCTGCTGGAAACCGCCATCGAGATGGAAAGCAAGCGCGGCATGCAGGGCAAGGCCAAGCTCGTGGTTCAGGCTCTGACCGGCGTCTGGCTGGTGCTGGCTCTGGCCTTCCATCTGGCCGCAGTGGGCATCATCGGTCTGTCCGTGATCGTCATCCTGACCGCGCTGACCGGCGTGACCGAGGAACATCAGCTCGGCAAGGCGTTTGAAGAGGCTCTGCCGTTCACCGCTCTGCTGGTGGTGTTCTTCTCCATCGTGGGCGTGATCCACGAACAGCATCTGTTCAAGCCGGTCATCGACTTCGTGCTCAGCCTGCAGGGTCAGGTGCAGCTTGCGGCCTACTACATGGCCAACGGCATTCTCTCCATGATTTCGGACAACGTGTTCGTGGCCACGGTGTACATCTCCGAGACCAAGATGCACTTTGTTCAGGCCATGAACGCCATTCCGAACATCGGCATGACCGGTCAGGAACTCATGGACAAGCTGACCGATCCGCATCTGAACCGTGCCGACGTGCTGGCCCAGCTGCCTGCCGCCGCTGCTGCGCAGGCCGACCAGCTCATCCATCATCTGGACAAGCTGGCCGTGGCCATCAACACGGGCACGAACATCCCGAGCGTGGCCACGCCGAACGGTCAGGCCGCGTTCCTGTTCCTGCTCACCTCGGCTCTGGCTCCGGTGATCCGACTGTCCTACGGCCGCATGGTGGTGCTGGCTCTGCCCTACACCATCACGATGTCGTTGACCGGTCTGGCCGCCACATACTACCTGTTGTAGCAGGAAAAAACGCATTCACGTTCCGGGGCCCCGAGCGGGCCCCGGAATTCGCAACCCGCCCGGGGGAACCGCATGACCGAAACAACCAGGCGCACCGCCACAGGGCGGGAGCAGGGAGACGCGAAAAGGGAGGACCGCAAGATCAACCTCGGCCAGAGGATGATGTTCATGTCCATTTTCGTGTCCCTGGGCGCACTGTTCATCGGCACATGGGTTCTCTACTACTTCTACCACACCTCCTACACGGAAAAGACCGCGGACTACCTCAAGGCGTTCGTGGAACGCCATGCCCGGGACATCGACACCTATCTCACGGCCCGGGTGCGCAACATCAAGATGGAAACCGCCATCTATTCCGTGGACCAGTTTCGCGAATCCGGCGCGCTTCGGACCAAGCTCGACAAGCTCCAGTCCGTGTATCCCGGCGTGTTCGACGACCTCGGTCTGATCGACCCCGGGGGAACGCAGGTGGCCTATGCCGGACCGTACAAGCTGGTCGAGGCCAATTACGCCACTGCGGACTGGTTCCGGCAGGCCGTGGAGCGGGAAAATTTCGTCAGCGACGTGTTTCTGGGCATCCGTCGCATTCCGCATTTCATCGTCACCTCGCGCATCTCGGCGGACGGCAAACCCTGGCTGCTCCGCGCCACAGTGAATTTCACGGCCTTCAACCAGCTGGTCAAGGCCATCCATGTCGGGGAAACCGGGGCGGCCTTCATCATCAATCGCAAGGGGGAGTTCCAGACCGAACGGCGGAGCGACATTGCGGTTGAACCCGCGGTCCTCTCCCTGCTCGCCAAGGATCGCCAGCCCGGTTTCAACGCCCGCTACGTGGAGCACGAGGGCGGCGATGGCGAGGATGACTATGTTTTCGTGTCCGCGCCCCTCAAGGGCGGGGACTGGATTCTCGTGTTTCAGCAGTCCAAGAACGACGCACTGGTCAACCTGTACAACGCCCGGTTCATTGCCATTGCCATTTCCCTGCTCGGCACATTGGGCATCGTGTTCACCGTGGTGGTGCTGTCCAACCGCATGCAGCGCACCATAGTGCAGGCCGAGGAGACGCAGGAGGTCATGGAAAAGCAGATGGTGGAGACCGGCAAGCTGGCCGCCATCGGCGAACTGGCCGCAGGCATTGCGCACGAGATCAACAACCCCGTGGCCATCATGGTCGAAAGCGCGGGGTGGTGTCAGGACCTCATGAAGTTCCGCGACTTCACCGAGGAAAAGAACGTGAAGGAGATCGAGGAATCCCTGACCGAGATCGTGCTTCAGGGGCGGCGGTGCAAGGACATCACGCACAAGCTGCTCAGTTTTGCCCGGCGCACCGATCCGCGTACCAGCCCGGTGGACCTGTACGACCTGCTCACGGAGATCATTTCCCTGAGCGTGCAGAAGGCCCGGCTCGGCAATATTCGTATAGACAAGGAATTCGACGAGGGATTGCCCAAGGTCACGGCGTCGCCCACGGAGTTGCAGCAGGTCGTCCTGAATCTGCTCAACAACGCCATCGACGCCACGCATGTCGACCATGGCCATATCGTTGTGCGCGCTCATGCCGAGGCGGACAGCGTGGTCATCGACGTGCAGGACAACGGCGACGGCATTCCCCCGGCCAATCTGGCAAGAATTTTCGAACCCTTCTACACGACAAAGCCCGTAGGCAAGGGGACTGGCCTCGGGCTCGCCATCTGCTTTGGCGTGGTCAACAAGATGGGGGGCGAAATAACCGTGGAGAGCGAACTGAACGTGGGAACCACGTTTCATGTCCGCATTCCCGTAACCCCTAAAGAAGACTAACCCGTACTATGGGAGGCGTTATGAAGATCGCAAAGGTACTGCTGGTTGATGACGAGACGAGTTTCCTGAGCATCATGGAAAAACGGCTTGCTTCCCGGGAGTTGGATGTGACCACTGCGGAAAGCGGCCCCGAGGCCCTGGACGCCCTGACCAATGATGACGAGATCGACGTGGTGATCCTCGACGTGAAGATGCCCG
Above is a window of Pseudodesulfovibrio tunisiensis DNA encoding:
- the nhaB gene encoding sodium/proton antiporter NhaB, whose translation is MSQTLGQAFGKNFLGSAPGWYKKAILVFLILNPILLYTVGSFITGWVLIAEFIFTLAMALKCYPLPAGGLLAIEAVALGMASPETVYHEALNNFEVILLLIFMVAGIHFMKDFLQFTFTRILVRVRSKILISLLFCLAGAVLSAFLDALTVTAVIIAVAYGFYNVYHRFASGSGASGAHDLCNDQAVKEKDRADLLQFRAFLRNLMMHGAVGTALGGVCTLVGEPQNLLIGSEMGWHFVPFFLEVAPISLPVLAVGLLTCICVEQFHLFTYGAKMPGNIRSYLLETAIEMESKRGMQGKAKLVVQALTGVWLVLALAFHLAAVGIIGLSVIVILTALTGVTEEHQLGKAFEEALPFTALLVVFFSIVGVIHEQHLFKPVIDFVLSLQGQVQLAAYYMANGILSMISDNVFVATVYISETKMHFVQAMNAIPNIGMTGQELMDKLTDPHLNRADVLAQLPAAAAAQADQLIHHLDKLAVAINTGTNIPSVATPNGQAAFLFLLTSALAPVIRLSYGRMVVLALPYTITMSLTGLAATYYLL
- a CDS encoding sensor histidine kinase, coding for MTETTRRTATGREQGDAKREDRKINLGQRMMFMSIFVSLGALFIGTWVLYYFYHTSYTEKTADYLKAFVERHARDIDTYLTARVRNIKMETAIYSVDQFRESGALRTKLDKLQSVYPGVFDDLGLIDPGGTQVAYAGPYKLVEANYATADWFRQAVERENFVSDVFLGIRRIPHFIVTSRISADGKPWLLRATVNFTAFNQLVKAIHVGETGAAFIINRKGEFQTERRSDIAVEPAVLSLLAKDRQPGFNARYVEHEGGDGEDDYVFVSAPLKGGDWILVFQQSKNDALVNLYNARFIAIAISLLGTLGIVFTVVVLSNRMQRTIVQAEETQEVMEKQMVETGKLAAIGELAAGIAHEINNPVAIMVESAGWCQDLMKFRDFTEEKNVKEIEESLTEIVLQGRRCKDITHKLLSFARRTDPRTSPVDLYDLLTEIISLSVQKARLGNIRIDKEFDEGLPKVTASPTELQQVVLNLLNNAIDATHVDHGHIVVRAHAEADSVVIDVQDNGDGIPPANLARIFEPFYTTKPVGKGTGLGLAICFGVVNKMGGEITVESELNVGTTFHVRIPVTPKED